GACGGAATGCCAAGCAGTCTTTATGCGTAAGGATCCGCCGGTGACCGTGCAATATCTCTACGCCACCTTCATTTTGGAGTTACTAGCCCCCACCAAGACCATGGTGATCAATTCCCCCCAGGGGCTACGGGAAGCCAATGAAAAAATGTACACCCTGCAGTTTGCTGCGGTGATGCCTCCCACGGTGGTTAGTTTGGACAAGGGCCTGATCCGCCAGTTTTTGGAAGAGCACGGGGCGGCAGTGTTAAAACCCTTGGGAGGTAAGGCCGGGGAGGGAATTTTGTTTCTCGATCCTGGCGATCGAAACTTCAACTCCCTGGTGGAGATTAGTACCCAACATGGCAAAGAGCCGGTAATGGTACAGCGTTTTCTGCCAGAAGCGAAGGAAGGTGATAAGCGAATTATCCTGCTGGATGGTGATCCCATTGGAGCCGTCAATCGCATTCCCAGTGGAGCAGAATTCCGGGGCAATATGGCGGTTGGTGGTCAAGTGGCTCCCACTACCATTACCTCCAGGGAAATAGAAATTTGCGCTTTGCTAAAACCCAAATTGCAGGCTGACGGTTTATATTTTGTCGGTATTGATGTTATCGGAGGCTACCTAACAGAAGTCAATGTCACAAGTCCGACGGGGATCCGGGAGATTGATCGCCTTGAGGGAGTCCGCCTGGGAGAAAAAGTAATTTGCTGGTTGGAAAAACAATTTTAGCCTGGGATCAAGACAGCTCAATCTCAGCAAGTTTGGTTAAAAAAAGATTATTAGTTGGGCGTTCAGTTATTTGAGCCACTATTTTAATCTTGTTTTTTCTTGATCCCTGACCTTTTTTGTTCCATACCATACCATTATCTAAAGATTTTGTTACCTGTTAAGGTCGGGTGCTGTGTCAAACGTATCGATTTGTAAAACGAATATTAAGACAACCTGAAGAGAATTTCCTTCCATCGGGGAGGTAAAGGCAGACAGAGTAACTGTTTAATGCGGATTTGCCCCCTTGGTTGAATAGGGCAAAATATAAACATCTAGAAAGTTCGAGCTGATATTTTTCAAAAAGAGCTGATATTTTTCAAAAATTTTAACAACTGCCTAATTTCCCCACGCACCCCCATGAAAACCGCTAACTTTATCACCTCATCTTGTCGTTATTGCCGCTACTACCAGGCTGAAGGTAGGCGAGGCGGCACTTGCAGTCAACTCAATGTGCCAGTACAGGGACAGTGGAAGGCCTGTGCCCTAGCGGCAAAACCCTTTGCCGGTCCCTGGGAGAACCTCGAAGATGTGGTGTATTTAGAACATGCCTATGCTTTGACCAGTAAGGATGCTCTAGTGGAACAATCGGCAGAAACGATCGCCACCGCAGCCGAAGCGGCCTAGACAGCACAATTGGGGTAATGGACTCTTAAAGGGTGTTAAAGGTATTTGCCATAGTGGAGACTGTTTTCGGGGAACTTTTGGGGTTAATTTTCCGACATAGTGCCATAGTAGGGCTGAACAGGGGAGCTTTGGTCTGATCAGCTTAGGGGAGCCAGGGATATTGGCTAAAATCCGGGGGGCGTTTTTCCAGGAAGGCTTGTTTGCCTTCACTGCCCTCTTCTGTCATGTAATAAAGCAAGGTGGCGTTGCCCGCTAGTTCCTGTAATCCAGCCTGGCCGTCACAGTCGGCATTGAAAGCAGCTTTAAGACAGCGGATAGCCAGGGGACTTTTGCTCAAGATTTCCTTCGCCCATTGGATACCTTCTTCCTCCAGGCGATCGACGGGAACAACGGTGTTCACCATGCCCATGCGTTCTGCTTCCTGGGCAGAGTATTGGCGGCAAAGATACCAAATTTCCCTGGCTTTTTTTTGTCCCACAATGCGAGCTAAGTAACTGGAGCCAAAGCCTCCATCAAAACTCCCCACTTTTGGCCCGGTTTGGCCGAAAATGGCGTTATCTGCGGCAATGGTCAGGTCACACACCAAATGTAAAACGTGGCCACCACCAATGGCATAGCCAGCCACTAGGGCAATGACAACTTTGGGCATGGAGCGGATTAACCGCTGTAAATCGAGCACATTGAGGCGGGGAGTTCCTTGGTCGTCGATATAACCCCCTTCTCCCCGGACAGATTGATCCCCACCGGAACAAAAGGCATATTTGCCATCGCTGTGGGGCCCGGCTCCGGTTAGTAGTACAACCCCGATGCGGTTATCTTCCCTGGCGTTACAAAATGCGTCATAAAGTTCAAAAACGGTCTGGGGACGGAAGGCGTTGCGTTTATGGGGACGATTGATGACAATTTTGGCGATCCCCCCCGCTTTGTAATAGAGAATGTCGTCGTAATGTTTTGCAATGTGCCAATCCATAGGTTCCCTCCTGAGCAGTCCTTACCCATCTTACGGGGACAGCGTAAAGGTTTGACCCAATTCCTATTCCATCAATAACCGACCGTTAAGGCTAATTTGTGAGTAAACAAATATAAAGCAATGCAAAGGATTGGCCCCAAACTTTGGCGATCGCCTTACTATGCAGATCAAGACCTCCGTGTTTACTTTGATTTTTTTCCATGACCATTGCCGCCCCTAAAACCACCGTTGCCCCTGAGATGAAGCCGACGACACCGAAAAAAATTGGTGTACCCAGGGAATCCTTTGACCAGGAATGCCGGGTGGCCATGACCCCCGATACAGCCCAAAAGCTGCAAAAATTGGGCTTTGATTTGTTGTTGGAAACGGGAGCGGGAGCAAAAGCGGATTTCGCCGATCGCCTTTATGAGTCCCTAGGCTGTGGCATTGTCGATGGTCGCCAAACCTTATTTGAGCAAGCGGACATTATCCTCAAAGTGCGGCCCCCTTCCCCGGCAGAGGTGGAGGAGTTACCGGCGGGGAAAGCCCTGATTAGTTTTATCTGGCCGGCCCAAAATCCCGAATTGCTGGAAAAATTGGCGGCGAAAAATATCACTGTGCTGGCGATGGATGCGGTGCCCCGGATCAGTCGGGCCCAGAAATTGGATGCCCTCAGTTCCATGGCCAACATTGCCGGTTACCGGGCGATCATTGAAGCGGCTAATCGTTTTGGGCGGTTTTTCACTGGACAGATCACTGCGGCGGGCAAAGTTCCCCCAGCAAAAGTTCTGGTCATTGGGGCCGGGGTAGCAGGGTTAGCGGCGATCGGGGCGGCCAAAAGCTTAGGGGCGATCGTGCGGGCCTTTGATACTCGCCCAGTGGTCAAAGAACAGGTGGAAAGTTTAGGCGGGGAATTTCTCCTGCTGGACTTTAAGGAAGACGGCACCGGGCAGGGGGGTTACGCCAAAGTAATGAGTGAAGAATTCATTGCGGCGGAAATGGCGTTATTTGCCGCCCAAGCCAAGGAAGTGGACATTATTATCACCACAGCGTTGATTCCCGGTCGTCCCGCCCCCAAATTGATTACTGAACCCATGGTCAAATCCATGCGGGCTGGTTCCGTAGTGGTGGACTTAGCGGCGGAGCAGGGGGGCAACTGTGAAGTTACTAAACCCGGCGAAGTTTATGAATATGAAGGGGTGACCATCATTGGCTACACTGATTTGCCCAGTCGCATGGCCAGTCAATCCAGTCAGCTTTACGGCACCAATCTCTGGCATTTGCTCAAGGATATGGGCGGCTCCGAAGCTTTCAAAGTGGATGTGGAAGATGAGGTTATTCGGGGAGCCTTGGTATCCCATGAAGGCAAGATTACTTGGCCACCGCCGAAGCTTAATCCCCCTAGTCCGGTGCAACCAGCTAAACCTACCGTGACCGTAGTGGAGAGTGAAGCCAAATCTGCTAAAAAATCCGGCTCCGGTAATTTTCTTTGGTTAGCCCTAGCGGCGATCGCCTTGGTGGGCATTGGTATCGGCGCACCTACTTCTTTTCTCTCCCATTTCACTGTGTTTGTGCTGGCCTGTGTGGTGGGTTGGCAGTTAATTTGGAATGTGGCCCCGGCATTGCACACCCCTTTGATGAGTGTGACCAACGCCATCAGCGGCATCATCATTATCGGTGGCATGTTGCAGATTTCCGGGCCATTGAATAGTCCCACCACTATCTTGGGGGCGATCGCCATTTTAGTGGGAACGATCAACATTGCCGGGGGATTTTTAGTTACCCAACGGATGCTGAAAATGTTTCGGAAGTAATTTTATTTTTTAATAGGAATTAAATTATGGCCAGAAAATCAAAAGAATTTCAAAAATTATTTCACGAAGAAACCCATGCTGAGAAATCACCAAGAAGGGAGTCTACTTCTCAATCCATTAGAAAAAAGGAATTAGCGGCTTACGATCAATTCAAAAAAAAGCTTGAAAATGATGAGCACAATAAAGGCGCCACCTTTGTTAAAAATCCCAAAGGCATGAGAAAAATGTCTGAGGTTTTAGAGGAATTTGTCGCCCCCTTTATTGGTGATGAAGACTCCTATGAAGAAAGGGAATTTTTCTTTGAGCTAGCAATATTAGCCTGGAATTGTTCAGTATTCCCAGAAAGTGGGCGAGAAAAACTTATGGAAGCTTTTTTTACAGATTTGAGCAATCCCCTCGAGCCAGAAAGTATAGAAGCGACGCAGGATTTAAGAGTTTTTGTTGAGGAGTTAATTGAGCGCAAATTAGAAGTATTTCCTAAGGACAAAAGAATTATCCAAGATTTCCAATTAACTCAACATGAAGCCGGTTTCCACGTTGCTGTGTCCTACGTTATGGCTCGATAAATCCCATGCAAATTTCCCCAGCATTTAAATATAAAGTTTCCATTGATCCAGGCAAAATTACTGCATTTTGTCAGCAATGGCAAATAACTGAGCTTGCCCTATTTGGTTCATTTCTCCGAGATGATTTTGATCTAGATAACAGCGACATTGACGTTTTGGTCTCTTTTGAGCCTAATGTTCCCTGGACAATCTTAGATCTGGTGGATATGGAAGATCAACTTCAACAAATTTTTGGTCGGAAGGTGGACTTAATGGAACGGTTAAGCATTGAGCAAAGCCAAAATCCACTGAGGAAAAAAGCAATTTTGGAATCTTTACAGGTCATTTATACGGAGTCGAGACTACAGATTTAGTCCTAATAAGGCTTCAATAAATGGACAAGAAACAAAAACTTTTAAGCAAAGCTAAAAATAATCCCCAAGGCCTCAGCTTTAGAGAATTTGAAAAGCTTTTAGAACTATCTGGTTGGCTTCTTGATCATCAAACTGGTAGTCACCGTATTTGGTACTCCTATGATAAGCATCGCTTGTCCGTTCAACCAACAAAAAATGGTCAAGCAAAAGCTTATCAAGTTAAGCAATTTCTCAATCTTCTTCAGGAGTGATTATGACTGTTAGTAATATTTTTGATGGTTACACAATCAATCTTTTTCAGGATGAAGATGGGGATTGGTTAGCTTGCTTGGCGGAAATGCCCAATGTTTCAGCGTTTGCCGATTCTCCCCAAGCCGCTCTTGCTGAATTAGAAATTGCCTGGCAAGGGGTAAAGGAAAGCTATCACAAACACGGAGAGCCGATTCCCATCATTGAAAGGGTTTATGCAAAACCCTAATCCTTTACTTAAATTGATAACCAATTACCACTAAATTCTTATGTCTAACAGTTTACAAACCGTGGCCTATGTGGCCGCCAGCATATTATTTATCTTCAGCCTGGGGGGCCTGGCCAATCAGGAAACTGCCCGGCGGGGAAATGTTTATGGCATTGCCGGCATGGCGATCGCCTTTTTAGCCACTGCTTTAGGGGGCGACTTTACTGGTTACACCACTCTGCTGGGGGCAATTTTACCTGCGGTGGTTATCGGCTCCCTGTTAGCCTCCCGAGTAGCCATGACTTCCATGCCGGAACTAGTGGCGATTTTGCACAGTTTTGTGGGTTTAGCGGCGGTTTTGGTAGGTATTGCCAATTACCTAGCCCCGGAAAATGGTTTAGCGGGTTCCGAAGCTTTTATCCATCAAATTGAAATTTATGTAGGCGTATTCATTGGGGCTGTTACCTTCACCGGCTCCATCGTGGCCTTTGGCAAATTGCGGGCCATTATCAGCAGTAAACCACTCATGCTCCCGGCTCGGCACTTCTTGAACATTTCCCTGCTGGTGGCTACGGTGATTTTCGGGGTGCAGTTTATGCAATTGAATAGCCCCGCTGGCTTGACCCCCCTGTTAATCATGACCGCCATTGCCGGGGTGTTGGGTCTGCATCTCGTAGCGGCGATCGGGGGGGCAGATATGCCGGTGGTCATTTCCATGCTCAACAGCTATTCTGGCTGGGCGGCGGCGGCGGCGGGCTTTATGCTCTCCAATGATCTACTGATCATCACTGGGGCGTTGGTGGGAAGCAGTGGCGCAATTTTGAGCTACATCATGTGTAAGGCCATGAACCGTTCTTTTATCAGCGTTATCCTGGGTGGTTTTGGCGAAGGTTCTAGTGCTGCTTCCAAAGGGCCAGCCCAGGAGGTAATTGGTACAGTCACTAAAACTAGTGCGGAAGAAGTCGCGGAGGAATTGCTCGATGCCCAGAGCGTGATCATTACCCCCGGTTACGGTATGGCGGTGGCCCAAGCTCAACATCCCGTGGCAGAAATTACCAAATTACTCAAGGAAAAGGGTGTTAAGGTCAGGTTTGGCATTCATCCTGTCGCTGGTCGTTTGCCTGGCCACATGAACGTTCTGTTAGCGGAAGCCAATGTGCCCTACGACGTAGTGCTGGAAATGGACGAAATTAATGAAGATTTCCCCGAAACCGATGTGGTGCTAGTGATTGGCGCCAATGACACGGTGAACCCCAGTGCTTTGGAAGATCCCACCAGTGCGATCGCCGGAATGCCGGTGTTGGAAGTGTGGAAAGCCAAACAGGTGGTGGTGATGAAACGGAGCATGGCTTCCGGTTATGCTGGGGTAGAAAATCCTTTGTTTTATAAGGAAAATACCCAAATGCTGTTCGGCGATGCCAAGAAAAATGTCGATGCCATTTTGACCCAAATGCGGGCTAAGGATGAGGTGGGCAGTGGCGATAAGGTTCTAGTTTCCGTTTAGTTAGCTGACCTCAATGGGGACTTCTAACCCTAGGGGAGAGCTGAATACTTAATAATGGGGAGGGGAATATTCGTCTCCCTTTTTTGTTTGTCTATCATCTAGTTTTGCCATGACCACCGATCTATCGGTTTACCTCGACCAAGCCCAACAAGCCGGAGCGGAAAGCGCTGAAGTTTATTACTCCCGATCCTTTTCCCGACCAGTTTTCTTTGAGGCTAATCGGTTAAAACAGTTGGAAAGTTCTGAATCGGAAGGGGTAGCCCTGCGGTTATGGAAAAATGGTCAGGCTGGTTTAGCGGTGGCCTATGGTCCGGTGGAACCGGAAATATTAGTCGAAAAAGCGTTGGCCCTAGCAGCCTTGAATCCCCCCAATCCGCCCCGGTTCACTGCTCCCCGGCAAGATTATCGGGAAAGTTTAGGGGAAGATGTTTCCGTAGAACAATTAATCGATTGGGGTCAAACGGCGATCGCCAGTTTACGGTCAGAGTTTGCCGAAGTGCTCTGTAGTGGCGAATTAGCCTGTAGCACTGACAGCACCCGCCTAATTAACAGTGAAGGTTTGGACTGTACCTGGACAGAGAGAAGTTTGAGTTACTACTTCGGGGTGGAATGGATTCGGGGAGAGGATTTTTTAGCCATCTATGATGGGGAGCAATGTCGGGGCCAGACCAACGTCGGACAGGTGGTGGAAAATCTGCGGCAACGGCTACTTTGGGTGGAAGTGAATCAACAAATCCAGGGCGGCAAAATGCCCATTTTGCTCACCAGTGGCGCGGCCAGTTTGCTTTGGGACACGGTAGGAGAAGCCCTCCATGGTCAACGGGTAGCGGAAGACTCATCCCCATGGGCAGAAAAATTAGGACAAACTGTGGCCATTGAAGAATTGAATATTAGTCAAGATCCCACCGCCATTCCCTTTGATTGTCCCTTTGACGATGAAGGAAGCCGTACTCAAAAACTGGCTTTAATTAAAAATGGAAAAATTGCCCAGTTTTATACAGACCATGAAACAGCAGAAAAATTAGGTACAACCACCACGGGTAATGGTTTTCGTCCTAGCCTAGGCAGTGCGCCCCAACCGGGTTTGGTGAATATGTTAATCACACCGGGAACCGCTAGCTTCGACCAGTTACTTAAAAAATTGGGTAATGGTTTAGTTGTAGATCAAATTCTTGGGGGGGGGGCGGATATTTCCGGTGATTTTTCCATCAACGTTGATTTGGGTTATCGAGTGCAGAATGGTGAAATTACTGGCAGGGTTAAGGACACTATGGTTTCTGGCAACATTTATGAATTATTAAATCAGATTATCGCTTTGGGTTCAGACCGTCGTTGGCAGGGTTCCTGTGCCACTCCATCAATTATTTTAGATGGGGTATCGATCACCGCTTAGTACTATATTTGAACATTGGAATTTTCACCTAACTACCATTGAAAAAATCCGGCCATAAATTTGCCCAACGGTTATTCTGGCTTTGATGGTACTGTATTGGAATGGATAATGTTACTCGCTATCAAAACGCCGCGCTTCAGTACTACCAAGATCTGACTGGGTCTTCCCATCTCCACTACGGTTATTGGCAACCAATTCCGGAAACCGAAGATGATCTGACTATGGCTAAATTGCGCCATGCTCAGGAAAAATATACTGACCATTTGCTTTCATTTTTACCGCAGAATATCGAAACTGTATTGGATGTGGGTTGTGGCAACGGTGATAACGCCAGTCAACTAATTGGCAAAGGTTTACAGGTGGAAGGAATTGCCCCAGATCCTTTTCAGGAGTCAAGTTTTTTACAAAAGACTGGGGGCAAAGCTCGCTTTAATAGTAATACTTTCCAAGGTTTTATAGAAGATTGGCAACGGATTGGTTCTATGCCCCAATATGATTTGTTGCTTTTTAGTGAAAGTACCCAATATATGGCTGTAGCCACTATCGCCGATGGGGCAAAATTATTGGTAAAACCAGGGGGTTATGTTCTCTTGGCTGATATGTTTCGTAAAAATGAAGATTATCAGACAGGAATGTTTTCCAATTGTTTGATCAAAAGTGAATTACAGATGGCGATGAAAGAAGCCGGTTTTATTCTGCTCGATAGGGATGATATTTCCCAACAAATTGTACCTACCTTAGACCTTTGTGTGCAAAATTTTCAAACTTTTGGTGTTTCAACTTTAACCTATTTAGCTAGTTTAGTCAGAATTGCAGTCCCCCCTCTGTATAAAATTTTCGATTACTTTTTGGGTAAAAAGGCTAAGGTTTTGGTAAAGGAAGGATTACAGGCTGGGAATATTTTTCGGGATCATCTATGCTACGAAATTCAACTTTGGCAAAAGCTTACTTAAATTGCTGGGGATGATCTAGATTTACCTTGGGCAGGGGAAAGTTAAGAATAATGACTAATTTGTCTTGATGGCCAAAGCCCAGAAGTATAAGTAGAGTAAGGCCCCTTCACCGCCGGAGAGAACAATTATGTCCGCTGAATTTTTTGACTGCCTCCAACATAAATGCGCCTATGTGGCGATCGGAGAATTTAAACCCGGTCGGTTTGCAGAAGCCCAACGGTTATATGAGAAGGCCATTTCCACCTATAAAAGTGGCTTTAAGGGTGCCTTCCTGCTAAGAAAACCCAATTCCGACGAGGGCATTGCCGTGATTCTCTGGAATACGATCGAAGATATGGAGGCGAATCAAACGGAAGTCCATCGCAAAATTTTGGACGAAATGGGCCCTTTGTTTAATGTGCCTCCGGTCACCAATATTTATGAAGTTTGTAGCGAAGTGGAAGCCTATGGTAAGGTGCTCTGCTAACCATGTACAACATTAGCTTTACCCCCGATCGCCCGCTGACCTACCATTTGGAGGATGATCAAAGTCTGGCCCGTCTTTCCCTCGTGCCGGGGCGGGGCGGTCTGGTGACCGAGTGGACCGTTCAAGGTCAGCCCATCCTGTATTTTGACCGAGAGCGGTTCCAGGATCCATCCCTGTCAGTACGGGGAGGCATCCCAATTTTGTTTCCCATTTGTGGCAATCTGCCCCAGGATCAGTTCAACCACGCCGGTAAAAGCTATCGCCTGAAACAACATGGTTTTGCGCGGGATCTGCCGTGGGAAGTAATCGGCCAGCAAACCCAAGACAATGCCCGGTTGGATCTACGGTTGAGCCACAATGATGCCACCCTCGAAGCTTTCCCTTTTGCATTTGAGTTGGTTTTCAGCTATCAACTCCAGGGCCATAGCCTCCGCATTGAACAACGTATTGCCAACCTTGGCGATCAGCGGATGCCCTTTTCCCTCGGTTTCCATCCCTATTTTTTCTGCCGAGAGAAGTTAGGGATTACGTTAGCAATTCCTGCCAATGATTACCTAGACCAAAAAACTGGCGATTGCCATGGCTATGACGGGCAACTGAATCTAACTTCCCCGGAATTGGATTTAGCCTTTACCCAAATTTCCCAGCCAAGGGCCCATTTTATTGACCCAGACCGGAATTTAAAGATAGAAGTTAGCTTCAGCGAACTGTACCAAACTCTGGTGTTGTGGACTGTGGCTGGGAAAGATTATCTGTGCCTCGAGCCTTGGAGCGGGCCTCGCAATGCCCTCAATAGCGGCGAGCAGTTAGCTTGGGTAGAACCCTATTCTTCCCGTTCCGCCTGGGTAAATTTTCAGGTGTCCACTGAGTGACTGTGCCGCCCTTTCCACTTGGATAAAAGTCCGTTGGCAGTCCCAATTTAAGGGAGGAAGTTGTAATCCTCCCGAAATCAAGCCCTTGGGCTATGGCTCAATCAACTCCGTTCAGACTATGGAGATCTAAAAGTTTCCCTGGAGGGCCTCGTTGCACCGCTCACAAATGGTGGGGTCATCGCTGAAACTGCCCACTTGGGTGGAATAATTCCAGCAACGCTCACATTTATGACCGTCGGCTTTAGTGACAATAATCTTAATGGGTTTAGTGCGAATATTATTATCATGCCGTTCCAGGTTAATTACTACGGTTTCCTCATACGTAAAAGATGGTTCAATTTCAGCAGACTTGATAAACTCAACTTGAGAAGTTAGAAATATGTTGCGAAGCGAAATTTTTCGGTCATTGGGATCAAATGTGGGTTCATTAAAATTTTCTAACCATCCGTAGAACCAATGCACAAAATTTTCTCCTTGTTTTTCATCCGTGCCACTTTCAGCAGTTCGGGGATCCACAATAATCAATTTAGCCTCCAAAGATGAACCTATCACTTTGTCCCTTCGAGCCTGTTCGAGAAGTTGGTTAATTCCATCTCGTAATTGACGTAGGCTAACCCACTTTTGAGCTAATTGCGGCTGTTGCCATTGGGCATCTAAATTTACCCAGCCTGATTGGAATACCGATTCCGTCGGTTTTTCGTAGGGTAAAAATTGCCAAATGTCCTCCGCTAAATGACACAGCACAGGGGCGATCGCCTTGGTTAAATTTTCCAACGCCAACTGGAGAATGGTTTGGCAACTGCGGCGACGGGGAGCATTGGGGGCGGAAATATACAGACGGTCTTTAGCAATATCTAAGTAGAAGTTAGACAAATCCACCACACAGAAGTTTTGCACCGTTTGGAAAAACTTAAAGAATTGGAAACTTTCGTAGGCTTCCGTTACTTCCGTAAATACTTCCGTCATACGGTGTAACATATAGCGGTCTAATTCTGGCAAATCTTCATAGGCCACTGCATCGGTTTCAGGATTAAAATCATGCAAGTTACCTAGTAAAAACCGGGCCGTATTGCGAATTTTATTGCGTATATCTACCAACTGTTTGAGAATGCCCTGGCCAATGGGCACATCATTGGCGTAATCTACCGATGCCACCCAAAGCCGCAACACATCAGCCCCATAGGCCGGTTCCTGTTTTTGATTTTTACCGCCATTAATAATCTGGTAGGGGTCCACCACATTGCCCAGGGATTTGCTCATTTTGTGACCCTTTTCATCCAGTACAAAACCGTGGGTCAACACTGTTTTATAGGGGGCAATGCCATTTACTGCCACACTGGTGAGTAAACTGGACTGGAACCAACCTCGATGCTGGTCGGAACCCTCCAAATACATATCCACCGGGTATTTTAATGGTCGATTTTTTGCATTTGCGACCGCTGCCCAGGAAGAGCCAGAATCAAACCATACGTCCATGGTGTCTTCCCCTTTGCGGTAAGTACGACCATTGTTGCGGTATGCTTCCGGCAGGAGTTCCTCTACGGTTAATTCCCACCAAGCATCGGAACCTTTTTCCGCAATGATTTGTTGCACATGATTAATGGTTTCTTCCGTTAGCAAAGGCTCACTGGTTTCCTCGTCATAAAATACGGGAATAGGAACCCCCCAAGCCCGTTGCCGGGAAATGCACCAATCACTGCGATCGCCAACCATGGGAGTGATGCGATTTTCCCCCTGGGTTGGAATCCAGGTAACTTCTTTGATCGCTTTTAAAGCTTGATCCCGAAAACCTTCCACCGAAGCAAACCACTGTTCCGTGGCTCGGAAAATAGTCGGCTTTTTGGTGCGCCAATCGTAGGGATATTTATGCTCATAAGCTTCTTCTTTGAGCAAAACTTTTTGATCTTGCAACGCATTAATAATGGCTTCATTGGCATCGTTGAGCACATTAAGCCCCGCAAATTTCCCTGCTTCCTCCGTTAAATTGCCCGCCGCATCCACCGGGGACAAAATTGGTAAGCCATACCGTTGCCCGACAACGTAATCTTCTTGACCGTGGCCTGGAGCCGTATGCACTAGCCCGGTACCAGATTCGGTAGTGACATAATCGCCACCAATAACAATGGGACTAACCCGGTCAAACAGAGGATGCTGATAACAGGTATTTTCCAAACTTTCCCCTTGCAGAGTTACTTTAACCGTTAATTTGACCCCGAAAGTTTCACTTAATTTTTCCACTAAATCCAGGGCCACAATTAAGTAACTGCGATGAAAAATATGGGACTCCGTTTCCACCACCGCATAGGTTAATTCCGGATTTAATGCCACGGCCAAATTGCCCGGCAATGTCCAGGGGGTTGTAGTCCAAATGGCCACCGCTAAATCATCAATGTAGGGGGCCAAAATTTCAGCGGCTTTCTCCCCTGCTTGGGTGATGGGAAAACTAACGTAAATACTGCGGGAAGTATGACCTTCAGGATATTCCAACTCCGCTTCTGCTAGGGCTGTGCGGGAACTAGGACTCCAATGGACCGGTTTTAAACCCCTGTAGATA
The genomic region above belongs to Synechocystis sp. PCC 6803 substr. PCC-P and contains:
- a CDS encoding bifunctional 2-polyprenyl-6-hydroxyphenol methylase/3-demethylubiquinol 3-O-methyltransferase UbiG; the protein is MDNVTRYQNAALQYYQDLTGSSHLHYGYWQPIPETEDDLTMAKLRHAQEKYTDHLLSFLPQNIETVLDVGCGNGDNASQLIGKGLQVEGIAPDPFQESSFLQKTGGKARFNSNTFQGFIEDWQRIGSMPQYDLLLFSESTQYMAVATIADGAKLLVKPGGYVLLADMFRKNEDYQTGMFSNCLIKSELQMAMKEAGFILLDRDDISQQIVPTLDLCVQNFQTFGVSTLTYLASLVRIAVPPLYKIFDYFLGKKAKVLVKEGLQAGNIFRDHLCYEIQLWQKLT
- a CDS encoding antibiotic biosynthesis monooxygenase, which gives rise to MSAEFFDCLQHKCAYVAIGEFKPGRFAEAQRLYEKAISTYKSGFKGAFLLRKPNSDEGIAVILWNTIEDMEANQTEVHRKILDEMGPLFNVPPVTNIYEVCSEVEAYGKVLC
- a CDS encoding aldose 1-epimerase; this encodes MYNISFTPDRPLTYHLEDDQSLARLSLVPGRGGLVTEWTVQGQPILYFDRERFQDPSLSVRGGIPILFPICGNLPQDQFNHAGKSYRLKQHGFARDLPWEVIGQQTQDNARLDLRLSHNDATLEAFPFAFELVFSYQLQGHSLRIEQRIANLGDQRMPFSLGFHPYFFCREKLGITLAIPANDYLDQKTGDCHGYDGQLNLTSPELDLAFTQISQPRAHFIDPDRNLKIEVSFSELYQTLVLWTVAGKDYLCLEPWSGPRNALNSGEQLAWVEPYSSRSAWVNFQVSTE
- the ileS gene encoding isoleucine--tRNA ligase, with amino-acid sequence MTEAKSYKDTVNLPQTRFDMRANANKREPEIQQYWQEKGIYADLADNNPKDLFVLHDGPPYANGALHMGHALNKVLKDIINKYKLLQGHKVHYVPGWDCHGLPIELKVLQSLKSSERAELTPLTLRHKARDFALKAQQEQAVGFQRYGIWGDWKKPYLTLTPEYEAAQIGVFGAMALKGYIYRGLKPVHWSPSSRTALAEAELEYPEGHTSRSIYVSFPITQAGEKAAEILAPYIDDLAVAIWTTTPWTLPGNLAVALNPELTYAVVETESHIFHRSYLIVALDLVEKLSETFGVKLTVKVTLQGESLENTCYQHPLFDRVSPIVIGGDYVTTESGTGLVHTAPGHGQEDYVVGQRYGLPILSPVDAAGNLTEEAGKFAGLNVLNDANEAIINALQDQKVLLKEEAYEHKYPYDWRTKKPTIFRATEQWFASVEGFRDQALKAIKEVTWIPTQGENRITPMVGDRSDWCISRQRAWGVPIPVFYDEETSEPLLTEETINHVQQIIAEKGSDAWWELTVEELLPEAYRNNGRTYRKGEDTMDVWFDSGSSWAAVANAKNRPLKYPVDMYLEGSDQHRGWFQSSLLTSVAVNGIAPYKTVLTHGFVLDEKGHKMSKSLGNVVDPYQIINGGKNQKQEPAYGADVLRLWVASVDYANDVPIGQGILKQLVDIRNKIRNTARFLLGNLHDFNPETDAVAYEDLPELDRYMLHRMTEVFTEVTEAYESFQFFKFFQTVQNFCVVDLSNFYLDIAKDRLYISAPNAPRRRSCQTILQLALENLTKAIAPVLCHLAEDIWQFLPYEKPTESVFQSGWVNLDAQWQQPQLAQKWVSLRQLRDGINQLLEQARRDKVIGSSLEAKLIIVDPRTAESGTDEKQGENFVHWFYGWLENFNEPTFDPNDRKISLRNIFLTSQVEFIKSAEIEPSFTYEETVVINLERHDNNIRTKPIKIIVTKADGHKCERCWNYSTQVGSFSDDPTICERCNEALQGNF